From Saccharibacillus brassicae:
GCGAGTCGTGCAGGTTCAGGAAACGCTCCAGATTGTCCCGGTTCGTCATGATCCGCGGCAGACCGAAGATCGGCCACGGCGGATCGTCCGGATGGATCGCCATTTTGACTCCGCTCTCCTCGGCCGCCGGAATGATCCGCTCGATAAAGTAGGCCAAGTTCTCCCACAGCTTCTCTTCGTCCACTTCTTCGTACTTTTCCAAAAGAGGACCCAATCCGCCTTCGCCATAGGAAGTATCCCAGCCCGGCAGCGCCAGTTCGCCGAGCTTGGGGTCCATCCGGCGAATAGTCTCTTCTTCATAGATCAACGTGGTCGATCCGTCCGGCAGCTCGAAATTCAGATCGGACCGCGTCCAATCGAATACCGGCATAAAATTGTAACAGACGACCGGGACGCCTGCATTGCCCAGGTTGCGCAGCGTATTCGCGTAATTCTCGATGTAGCGGTCACGCGTCGGCAGGCCCAGCTTGATGTCTTCATGCACCGGAACGCTTTCGATGACCGACAGCCGCAGTCCGACTTCTTCCACCCGCCGCTTGAGCGCGCGAATATTCTCCACCGGCCATTCCTCGCCGACCGGAATATCGTAAATGGCGCTTACGATCCCTTTCATCCCGGGAATCTGCGCAATATGCTCCAGCTTGACGGGATCGTCTTCGCCATACCAACGAAACGTCATCTCCACTGCAATTCACTCCTTCTGCGTTAAGTTTATATACTGGCATACTAGCATGCCAGTATAGGCGTGGCAAGCTTATTCGGATGCCGACGCTTTGCCCGCGTTCCGCAAAAAATAAAAGCAGCCGACGGGTCGGCTGCTTTTGCGAATTTGTTAAAGGGAATTGCGCGGCGCCAAACCGTCTGAAGCCGCCACCTCGAACACGTCCGAAGTTTTGAAAAAGCCGCTGTACCGATCGTCGCTGCCAAGCAGCGTTTTCCAATGCAGGATCGGCTGACGGATATGCTCGTGTACGGCACCTTCCACCTCGTTGACGCGTCCTTCGGCGATCAGTTCGATCCATTGGCGATGCTGCTCGATCGCTTCGTCGAAAGGATGCTCCGTCTCGAACAGCAGCCGCATCCGATTGTAGTGCGTGCTCAGCCTCGTGATCGAGTCCCACACATGTTCTTTGCTACAGCCGCGAAACAACAACCGGTGAAACGCGTTGTCCAGCTCGTGAAAAGCCGCTGCACCGGCTGCGCGATCCCGCACGTCTTCCTGCTGTCGCAAATTGTGCCGCAGTTCCAGCAAAATGTCGGACGGCAGACTCCCGCAGACCAGGCGGAGCACTTCTTGTTCCAAAGTCAGGCGCATAAAAGCCGCTTCTTCGATCAACTGTGCGTCGATCTTAGAGATATACGTACCGACCTGGGGAACCACGTCGACCAGATACTCTTCTTTGAGTCGGGACATGACTTCCCGCACCGGCGTGCGGGACAGCTGCAGGGCGGCCGCCAACTCGATCTCGCTGATTGCCCGTCCGGGAACGAGCGTCAGATCCATAATATTGCTGCGGATCACCCGGTACGCATAGTCTTTCCCGTTCTCGCCCGCCTTCCGGGCGGTCTCTCTCAGCATCGCGGTCCGCCCCTTTCGAAATGACTTTGCCGTCATTGTAACAAAAAAAAGAACCTGCAGGCTGCAGGTTCTTCGTTACTCGTAATACCGGTGAAAGGACTCGAACCTTCACGGGTCTCCCCACTCGATTTTGAGTCGAGCGCGTCTGCCATTCCGCCACACCGGCACAAACAAAAAAAATTAGATAAATGGCGCGCCCTAAGAGATTCGAACTCCTGGCCTTTTGATTCGTAGTCAAACGCTCTATCCAGCTGAGCTAAGGGCGCAAGCTGTATAAAATTTTGAAAAATAAACTGGAGGCGCCACCCAGATTCGAACTGGGGGTAGAGCTTTTGCAGAGCTGTGCCTTACCACTTGGCTATGGCGCCGTAAATAAAAAAATGGAGCGGACGACGGGAATCGAACCCGCGACCCTCGCCTTGGCAAGGCGATGCTCTACCGCTGAGCCACGTCCGCTTACTTTTTTTGAAGAAATAAAATGGCTGGGGGTATAGGATTTGAACCTATGCGTGACGGAGTCAAAGTCCGTTGCCTTACCGCTTGGCTAACCCCCAACAAAGAAAAGGGCGATCGACGGGAATTGAACCCGCGAATGTCGGAGTCACAGTCCGATGCGTTAACCCCTTCGCCACGACCGCCAAAATGCAAAATAAATCTTTGGGTTAAATATGAAATTACTATGGCAGGGGCAGCAGGAATTGAACCCACACTAACGGTTTTGGAGACCGTTGTTCTACCTTTAAACTATGCCCCTATAACTGGTGGAGGCTGATGGATTCGAACCACCGAACTCAGAGAGAACAGATTTACAGTCTGCTGCGTTTGGCCACTTCGCTAAGCCTCCACAATTCAATAAATGGTGCCGGCGAGAGGACTTGAACCCCCAACCTACTGATTACAAGTCAGTTGCTCTACCAATTGAGCTACACCGGCCAATTTTTGAATGTGATACTATTTGGTTATCAATGGTGGCTCGGGACGGAATCGAACCGCCGACACAAGGATTTTCAGTCCTTTGCTCTACCGACTGAGCTACCGAGCCAAGCAGTTTTTCCTGTAAGCCCGACTTCGAGCAGATGGAAAGCAATAAAAATGGCGGAACCGACGGGATTTGAACCCGCGATCTCCTGCGTGACAGGCAGGCATGTTAACCCCTACACCACGGTTCCAGGCCATAAGGTGAAGCAATTGCGGGGGCAGGATTTGAACCTGCGACCTTCGGGTTATGAGCCCGACGAGCTACCGAGCTGCTCCACCCCGCGTCAGAGTGTATAACTATATGGTGGAGGCTGAGGGGCTCGAACCCCCGACCCTCTGCTTGTAAGGCAGATGCTCTCCCAGCTGAGCTAAGCCTCCATTTCACATACGCTTACTAGTATACCATGTTAGCAGCCTCATGTCAAATGTTTTTTCGTGCTTCTTCTCTTTCGAAAAGAAGAATGACCCGTAGGGGATTCGAACCCCTGTTACCTCCGTGAAAGGGAGGTGTCTTAACCCCTTGACCAACGGGCCTTGCTGTAAAAAATATGGCGGAGAGAGAGGGATTCGAACCCTCGAGACGCTTTAGACGCCTACACGATTTCCAATCGTGCTCCTTCGGCCACTCGGACACCTCTCCATATGGCTCCCCGAACAGGACTCGAACCTGTGACAACTCGATTAACAGTCGAGTGCTCTACCAACTGAGCTATCAGGGAACATTCAGCTTAAAAGTAAGCTATACTACAAGGTTTGCACCTTGAAAACCGGATCCGAAACGATCCACTTCGCGTCATGAAGTGTTTGCTCGCGCAGAGGTCTCAACCGAAGCAGAGGCTTCCGAAGAATCTTACTGCGCAAGTCTGTAGGATAAGCCCTCGACCGATTAGTACAGGTCAGCTGCACGTATTACTACGCTTCGACCTCCTGCCTATCTACCTCGTCGTCTCCAAGGGGTCTTACCACTTGCGTGTGGGAAATCTCATCTTGAGGGGGGCTTCACGCTTAGATGCTTTCAGCGTTTATCCCTTCCGCACGTAGCTACCCAGCGATGCTCCTGGCGGAACAACTGGTACACCAGCGGTGCGTCCATCCCGGTCCTCTCGTACTAAGGACAGCTCCTCTCAAATTTCCAACGCCCACGACAGATAGGGACCGAACTGTCTCACGACGTTCTGAACCCAGCTCGCGTACCGCTTTAATGGGCGAACAGCCCAACCCTTGGGACCTACTTCAGCCCCAGGATGCGATGAGCCGACATCGAGGTGCCAAACCTCCCCGTCGATGTGGACTCTTGGGGGAGATAAGCCTGTTATCCCCAGGGTAGCTTTTATCCGTTGAGCGATGGCCCTTCCATGCGGTACCACCGGATCACTAAGCCCGACTTTCGTCCCTGCTCGACCTGTCCGTCTCGCAGTCAAGCTCCCTTATGCCTTTACACGCTGCGAATGATTTCCAACCATTCTGAGGGAACCTTTGGGCGCCTCCGTTACATTTTAGGAGGCGACCGCCCCAGTCAAACTGCCCGCCTGACACGGTCCCTGTACCGGATCACGGTACGAGGTTAGAACTAGCATGCGATCAGGGTGGTATCCCAACGGCGCCTCCCCCGAAGCTGGCGCTCCGAGATCTAAGGCTCCCACCTATGCTGTACAAATCGCACCCCAGTCCAATATCAAGCTGCAGTAAAGCTCCATGGGGTCTTTCCGTCTTGTCGCGGGTAACCTGCATCTTCACAGGTATTAAAATTTCACCGGATCTCTCGTTGAGACAGCGCCCAAGTCGTTACGCCATTCGTGCGGGTCAGAATTTACCTGACAAGGAATTTCGCTACCTTAGGACCGTTATAGTTACGGCCGCCGTTTACTGGGGCTTCAATTCAGAGCTTCGCGTTGCCGCTAACCCCTCCTCTTAACCTTCCAGCACCGGGCAGGCGTCAGCCCGTATACTTCGCCTTGCGGCTTCGCACAGACCTGTGTTTTTGCTAAACAGTCGCTTGGGCCTTTTCACTGCGGCCCCTCGTGCTATTCACACTACCGGGGCACCCCTTCTCCCGAAGTTACGGGGTCATTTTGCCGAGTTCCTTAACGAGAGTTCTTCCGCGCGCCTTAGAATACTCTTCCCACCCACCTGTGTCGGTTTGCGGTACGGGCGCCTTCACCTGGCTAGAAGCTTTTCTTGGCAGTGTGAGCCCAGGACCTTCGCTACTGTAATTTTCGCTCCCCATCGCAACTTGTCCTCAGATATGCGGATTTGCCTACATACCAGACTTGTTACTTGGACGGACACTTCCATCAGTCCGCGTCCCTTCCCTCCTGCGTCACTCCATTGCTCGTAACGGTTTACGGCGGTACAGGAATATCCACCTGTTGTCCATCGACTACGCCTTTCGGCCTCGCCTTAGGTCCCGACTAACCCTGAGCGGACGAGCCTTCCTCAGGAATCCTTGGGTTTTCGGCGGATCAGATTCTCACTGATCTTTTCGTTACTCATACCGGCATTCTCACTTGAATACAGTCCAGCGCTCTTTCCAGTACACCTTCAATCCGTATTCAACGCTCCCCTACCCCTGATGCACAAGGCATCAAGCCATGGTTTCGGTGGTGTGTTTAGCCCCGTTACATTTTCGGCGCAGAGTCACTCGACCAGTGAGCTATTACGCACTCTTTAAATGGTGGCTGCTTCTAAGCCAACATCCTGGTTGTCTGGGCAACTCCACATCCTTTCCCACTTAACACACACTTGGGGACCTTAACCGATGGTCTGGGCTGTTTCCCTTTTGACAATGGATCTTAGCACTCACTGTCTGACTCCCGGATATAAGTTGATGGCATTCGGAGTTTGACTGGACTTGGTAACCCTTGGCGGGCCCCGCACCCAATCAGTGCTCTACCTCCACAACTCTCAATCCGAGGCTAGCCCTAAAGCTATTTCGGGGAGAACCAGCTATCTCCGGGTTCGATTGGAATTTCTCCGCTACCCCCACCTCATCCCCGCACTTTTCAACGTACGTGGGTTCGGGCCTCCAGTGCGTGTTACCGCACCTTCACCCTGGACAGGGGTAGATCACCCGGTTTCGGGTCTACACCTACATACTACGTCGCCCTATTCAGACTCGCTTTCGCTGCGGCTCCGGCTTCTCACCTTAACCTTGCATGTAAACGTAACTCGCCGGTTCATTCTACAAAAGGCACGCCATCACCCCTTAATTGGGCTCTGACTTTTTGTAAGCGCACGGTTTCAGGTTCTATTTCACTCCTCTTCCGAGGTCCTTTTCACCTTTCCCTCACGGTACTGCTTCGCTATCGGTCACCAGGGAGTATTTAGCCTTGGCAGATGGTCCTGCCGGATTCATACGGGGTTTCACGTGCCCCGCACTACTCGGGATCCGTCTCGGAGGGAGCTTGCTTTCGGCTACAGGGCTATCACCTGCTGTGGCGGGTCGTTCCAAACCTCTTCGCCTACCAAACTCCTTTGTAACTCCGTGTGAGACGTCCCACAACCCCAGAGAGCAAGCTCTCTGGTTTGGGCTGTTCCGCGTTCGCTCGCCGCTACTGACGGAATCACTATTGTTTTCTCTTCCTCGGGGTACTTAGATGTTTCAGTTCCCCCGGTCTGCCTCTGCCGAGCTATGAATTGACTCGGTCAGTAACTGGGTATGAGTCCAGCTGGGTTCCCCCATTCGGAAATCTCCGGATCAACGCTCACTTACAGCTCCCCGAAGCACTATCGCGGTTCGTCGCGTCCTTCGTCGGCTCCTGGTGCCTAGGCATCCACCGTGCGCTCTTACTTGCTTAACCAAACTTCATTGGAACTACGTCTTCATAAGAAGAATAGTCCAGACGCGAAGTTTTTCGTTTCGGTATCCAGTTTTCAAGGAACAAGTTTGGGTGCATCACCGCTGTGTGGATCAAACGTCGTTCCCGCGATAAGCGAAAGCTGGGTTTGAAGTCCTTACAGAAGGATGGTACCCGGAATTGAAAGAGTTCCCTCTCTCAAAACCGAACAGTAAGTGTTTGAGTGTTTCTATTTTTTATCTCCCTAGAAAAGCGGGACTGAATGTCTCCGTTGCAGGAAACGATTCTCCATAGAAAGGAGGTGATCCAGCCGCACCTTCCGATACGGCTACCTTGTTACGACTTCACCCCAATCATCTATCCCACCTTCGGCGGCTGGCTCCTTGCGGTTACCTCACCGACTTCGGGTGTTATAAACTCTCGTGGTGTGACGGGCGGTGTGTACAAGACCCGGGAACGTATTCACCGCGGCATGCTGATCCGCGATTACTAGCAATTCCGACTTCATGCAGGCGAGTTGCAGCCTGCAATCCGAACTGAGACCGGCTTTCTGGGATTGGCTCCACCTCGCGGCTTCGCGACCCTCTGTACCGGCCATTGTAGTACGTGTGTAGCCCAGGTCATAAGGGGCATGATGATTTGACGTCATCCCCGCCTTCCTCCGGTTTGTCACCGGCAGTCACTCTAGAGTGCCCATCCAAGATGCTGGCAACTAAAGTCAAGGGTTGCGCTCGTTGCGGGACTTAACCCAACATCTCACGACACGAGCTGACGACAACCATGCACCACCTGTCTGGCATGTCCCGAAGGAAAGGCTTATCTCTAAGCCGGTCATGCCGATGTCAAGACCTGGTAAGGTTCTTCGCGTTGCTTCGAATTAAACCACATACTCCACTGCTTGTGCGGGTCCCCGTCAATTCCTTTGAGTTTCAGTCTTGCGACCGTACTCCCCAGGCGGAGTGCTTAATGCGTTAACTTCGGCACCCAGGGTATCGAAACCCCGAACACCTAGCACTCATCGTTTACAGCGTGGACTACCAGGGTATCTAATCCTGTTTGCTCCCCACGCTTTCGCGCCTCAGCGTCAGTTATAGGCCAGAAAGTCGCCTTCGCCACTGGTGTTCCTCCACATCTCTACGCATTTCACCGCTACACGTGGAATTCCACTTTCCTCTCCTACACTCAAGCGGGCCAGTTTCGGATGCGAATCGGGGTTGAGCCCCGATCTTAAACATCCGACTTAACCCGCCGCCTGCACGCGCTTTACGCCCAATAATTCCGGACAACGCTTGCCCCCTACGTATTACCGCGGCTGCTGGCACGTAGTTAGCCGGGGCTTTCTTCTCAGGTACCGTCACTCCGAGTGCAGTTACTCACCCGGACGTTCTTCCCTGGCAACAGAGCTTTACGATCCGAAAACCTTCATCACTCACGCGGCATTGCTCCATCAGGCTTTCGCCCATTGTGGAAGATTCCCTACTGCTGCCTCCCGTAGGAGTCTGGGCCGTGTCTCAGTCCCAGTGTGGCCGTTCACCCTCTCAGGTCGGCTACGCATCGTCGCCTTGGTGAGCCATTACCCCACCAACTAGCTAATGCGCCGCAGGCCCATCTCTCAGTGACAGCTTGCGCCGTCTTTCCTCATCTCTCCATGCGGAGAAATGATGTATCCGGTATTAGCATCCGTTTCCGGAAGTTATCCCAGGCTAAAAGGCAGGTTGCCTACGTGTTACTCACCCGTCCGCCGCTAATTATCAGAGAAGCAAGCTTCTCATCCAATCCGCTCGACTTGCATGTATTAGGCATGCCGCCAGCGTTCGTCCTGAGCCAGGATCAAACTCTCCATTAAGGTGCAACCTCTGTTGCACCCGCGACTCCGATTAGAGACCCCATAGGGCCTGGATTCGGATAAAGCGGATGGTCTTGAAGTTGACTTGTCAAGAAAGCACCATGTGCTCGTTAAAACGTGGCGGGAACTAAAGTTCCCTATATTCACTCTAAACCGTCTTGTGCTCCAATATTCAGATCCGAAGATCAAAACCCTTCGCTAAGCGCGGTTCCTCGAATCACTTGGCCCGGCTGGGTTCCGTGATTCTCGTTACTCACTGTTCAGTTTTCAAAGAACAAACTCGTTTATTTGCTTGTCTTGCTCGTTTCTTTCGTTCACCACCGCATCTCAGCGGCGACTTTTATATCCTATCACAGTGGCAAGCAGTTCGTCAAGCACTTTTTTCAAAGCATTTTTGAACTTCGCTTTAAACTTCACTGTGAGGCGTTTGGCGCTCAGCGACTTAGCGCTCAGCGGCTTCAAAGGCCGAGATTTAATTTATCACGTAGCGGCTATTCCAGTCAACCCTTTTTTGAAAATTTGCTGTCTTGCTGTCTGGTTGCTGCGAAGAATCAAGGCTTCAATCCGCGCTGTACCTGATTTCTTCGCTTTGCGCACCGTGTTTGCCGTCGCGCGGCCACTGCGTAATGAGGGAGCGGTAGACCAATTTGCGCACGACCATCGGCAGTTCGTTTTTGACATATTGCAGATCCGGGTGCCGGCTCAACTCTCCGATCGTCCACGGCATCCTGCGGCTGCGGAGCACGTGAATGAGCAGTTCGGAGCACACGGCCATTTTCGACATAACGGAAAATTCGCACGCCAGCAGCACAAGCTCTACTCTCTCTCTCAGCGTTTCCTGACTGAAAGCAAGCTGCTCGTACAATTTATAGACCTGGGTCCCATGGGCGCGTACCTGATTCCAGATCGTCTTCTCGGGATAGACGGCTTTTTGCACCAATTCGATACAGGCCCAATGGTGCAGCGCTTTGAGCGTGCTGTAATAGGCATCCATCTCGTGGCCTTCGTTGATATGGCGCTTGGCTTCCACATAATTGCGGACCAGGCGGGAAAATTCGAAAAACAGGCGTTGTTCCCGAAGAGGCTGTTCAAAATGCTCGACCTGCTGCTTCAAATGAAAAATTTGGCCGTTCAAGTCATTCACCACTTCCCCCTGTAAAAAATAATGAACCAGCGAACGGTTTTCCCCGGTCACGATCCAGCGCTTCAATTCTTTGGCCTGCAGGCCGATCAGTTGATAATGCAGCCCGTTCTCCACGCGATGATGAATTTGCAGTTGTTCGTCCAGATCCTCGAAGATCAGAAAAATCAATCCGTCAAAGTCCTGAAGCAGCGCACCGTGAAAAGTTCCGCCGGGACGGTAGCAGGCAACGGCGCCCAACGCAGCAGGTTCGGTTTTCATCCAATCCTCAAATGTAAATGGGCTCATTCTCGTCTCCTCCTCCGCATGGCCGCCCGGCCGTTCGGCTTCGCCGCGAATGAACCGCATCCGCTTTTGGGCCGTTAATGGTTATTCTACGCCGGGTCCTCTATTCCTTCTTCAAATTCGTTCGATTATGAAAGGAAGTGTTCATAGACAAAAGAAAATCGGAGTATGGGCCCATACTCCGATTAAGCGGCCTTATTTTTCATTGACGGTTTGCAAAATTTCCCACGCCTGCGCCGAAGCGAAGCTTCGCGTCCAACTGGCTACGCCGGCCAGGTCGTGCTTGCGGGCCAAGTCGATCCGGCGCTTCAGCGACTCCCCGTCTTCCAGCCAGATGCGCTTGAGCGCTCCGTCTTCTTTGTACTCGGCATAGTTTTGCCCGACGTCTGCGAGCAGTTCGCGCTTGGCGCCGTTCTCGTCGACCAGCTTCTGGGACGTCTCCATGCCTACGGCGGAAGAAGACACTTTGACTTCTCCGTTCTCCTCGGTCTCCGTCCATACGCGCGTATAGAGCGGAATGCCCAGCACAAGCTTGGAAGCGGGCACTTCGTCTTCTTCCAGAATTCGGCTCACGGATTGTTCCACCCAGGGCAGGGAGGCGACGGAACCGGCTTTGGGACTGCTGGCCCAATGCTCGTCGTACGCCATCAGCATCATGAAGTCGACGGTCTCGCCGAGCGCGCGCCGATCGAGGAACGCGGACCACATCTCGGAATTGGATTTGGGCGTGACGTCGACGGAGACGGTCAGTCCCGCTTGACGCGCCCGCACCGTAAATTCGCGCACGAACGCGACGAACGGCGCTTTGTCTTCGGTATAGACGTTCTCGAAGTCCAGATTGATCCCGTCCAACTTGTATTCGGCCGCTTCGTCCAGCACCTGGCGGATCGCGTTGGCCCGGGTCTCGTAGTCACCCAGCATTTCCCGCGTCCAATCGGCTTCGAAACTGTTGCTGAACAAGCCCCACACCTGCTTCCCTCTGTTATGGGCGCGTCCGACGTAGGCCGAATCGGCTTTGCTGCGGATATTGCCTGCGCCGTCCTTCAGCTCGAACCAGGTAGGACTCACGACGTTGACTCCCTGCATCTCTTCGATCACTTCCGGGTCGGGCCGGCGCTCGTATACGGCTTCCCAGGCCAGATTGACTTTCTGGTCCGCCCATTCCCTGGACGCGGCCGTCGGAGCGGTCTCGGGCACGGGAATCTGTTCTTCCTGCCCGAGCTGCACTTCGCTCTCGCGAATGTAGCCGGAGCTGCCGTCGGCCGTCTGCGCATACAGCCAGCCGTCCCGCTCGTTCCAGACGCGCAGCTTCGTTCCCGCTTCGAGTTCGGACGCGATCGGCGCTTTGAGCGTCGCGTCGCCGCGAAGCTTGGGCGAGCCGAACAGTCCGCCGTCGACGGCGGAACCGCTGCGGAACCGGTCGCCGGCTCTGAGCACGACCACGCTGCCTGCGGGGCTCTGCTCCTCGATCCGGATGCCGTACAGCCGTTCAAGCGGCTCCACGGGCACGTACAACGAGCCTTCCTCTTCCTGCAGCGGCGAAGCCAGCGCATACGCTTTGCCGTTGGATTCGGCCGTTTTGCCGTCTTTGGCCATGACCAGCAGTTCGTTCGCGGTGGTGAGGATCGCCGTCTCGCCGTCGGGATCTTCGTAGGCATACGCATGGATACTCTCCCGGATCAGCGACAGCGGGAGCTTGAGCGACTCGCCCGAGCCGACGGCATGGTACCCGCTCCATTTTCCTTCTATAAAAATCGGCTTCTCCACGGTTCTCCACTCCGGCTGCTCCCGGTCGAAGTTCGGCAGGAAGCTCCATACCGCCCACCCCGCGCCCGCAATGACCGCGCCCAGGAGAAGAACCCGGCCGAGCCGCCTCTTTTTCCGGATACGTCCTTGTCTGTTCCTCTTCAAATCGCAACAGCTGCCCTTCTGCATGTCTGCCAGGTTACGCCACAAAAAAAAGCGCGGGAGCCCGAACCGGCTCCACACGCCTTATTGTAAGCAAACGTCATTGTTCGCTGCAACCCTCGCATACTCCGTACACTTCCAAACGATGCCCCTTGACCGTAAAGCCCGTCGACTTCGCCGCAGCACGTTCGACTTCGCCCAGATAAGGATGATGGAAGTCTTCGATCTTGCCGCACGTCTCGCAGATAATATGATAATGCTCGCTGACGTTCGCATCGAACCGGCTGGAGTTGTCTCCGTAAGTCAGTTCGTGAATCATCCCGGCTTCGATCAGCATCTTGAGATTGTTGTATACGGTCGCTACGCTCATGCTCGGAAACTGCGGACACAGCGCGCGATAAATCTCGTCCGCGGTCGGATGACCCATGTTCTCCATGAGGTAAGTCAGAATGGCATGTCTCTGGGGAGTGATGCGCACACCGTTGATTTTCAACTGTTCCAAAGCATGTTGTACGCGTGTCGTCATCCCGTTCTCCTCCTTGCCGTTATTCCTTGATTACTCTCCATTGTAAGGTTTGTGAATATTTTTTGTCAACGTGCGAAAACGCCCCCGGTGCGCGCGTTCACTCGGAACGGTAAATGTTGAGGTCTCCGTTGCCGTCCGCGCGGACGGTAAATTCGCCTTCGCCGTACGTGCCGGTCAGCGTCCGGTCCTTGATCGCGAACGGCAGCTCGCTGCGAATATCGCCGTACCCGTTCGAGCCGTCCATTCGGTAGCTGCCGAAAGCCGGCAGCGTCAGATCGATCCGGCCGACGGCGCTGTAGACCGACCAGTCGCCGCGGACGAACCGGGAGCGGACGGCGATGTTGCCGTTCAGCGTCTGCGCGGACAGGCCGAAATTGACGCCGCCCACGTCGATGCTTCCGTTACGCGTATCGACGGCGATATCGCCGATCGTACCGTTGGCGGTAATATTGCCCAGAATCGTCGTGAGCTTGAGCGAGCCGGCGACGTTCGAACTCTCGATATCGCCCTGCTGCGTCTCGGCCTGCACGCTGCCGGCGACCGTATCGATACGCACCGCGCCTCTTGAGGTGGATGCGACGACGTTGCCGCCCAGGTTGGCGAAATCGAGATTGCCGCCGCCGGTCTGCACGGAGATCGAGCGGATCGCCTGCACGCCGTTGAGCGTCACGGAGCCGCCGTTCGTGCGGATATCGATATCGAAGCTGCGCTGCGACGGCAGCAGAATCTCCAGGTCGACGCGCGGCTGGCGCCGGCCCAGCGAGCCGTACGGCTGCGATTCGGTCGTCACGGACAGCGTCTTGCCTTCGTCGACGCGGATGCCCGTTTTCTCGGCGATCTTCTTGGCTTCTTCGGGTTCGGCCTGATCGACCCAGACGCTGGTACGAATCCGGATCCGGTCGGCGAAGCCGCGGCGGACCGTAATGTCCCCGTTGATGCCTTCGACGGACAGACCGGTCATCTCCAGCGCCGCCGGCACGTCGATGGAAGGCTTGGCGAACTTGTTGCCTTCGGCTTCGCTGAATTCGATCGCGGAACTGGTCAGATCGAGGCTGACCCGGTTCCACAAATGCAAATAATGATTTTGCTGGGTGACGATAAAGACGGACGCGCTGAGCACGGAAGCGATCAGCACGCCGGCAAAATCGACCCGGAAGCGCCGGCCGCTGCCGCGCTTCCTGCGAAACAGCAGCAGCATGACGATATACTCAACGCCCCACAGGATGAACACCGCCGGCCACCAGCGCACGAGCAGCAGCATGTCTTCG
This genomic window contains:
- the uxuA gene encoding mannonate dehydratase, encoding MEMTFRWYGEDDPVKLEHIAQIPGMKGIVSAIYDIPVGEEWPVENIRALKRRVEEVGLRLSVIESVPVHEDIKLGLPTRDRYIENYANTLRNLGNAGVPVVCYNFMPVFDWTRSDLNFELPDGSTTLIYEEETIRRMDPKLGELALPGWDTSYGEGGLGPLLEKYEEVDEEKLWENLAYFIERIIPAAEESGVKMAIHPDDPPWPIFGLPRIMTNRDNLERFLNLHDSPCHGLTLCSGSLGCDPKNDFVEMVRYFGGVRDRVHFAHLRNVKITGDKSFRESGHLSEWGSLDFYEIVKAYTDYGFDGPFRSDHGRMIWGETGRAGYGLYDRALGAVYINGLAEATTKAKQAPEKSK
- a CDS encoding GntR family transcriptional regulator, with the translated sequence MLRETARKAGENGKDYAYRVIRSNIMDLTLVPGRAISEIELAAALQLSRTPVREVMSRLKEEYLVDVVPQVGTYISKIDAQLIEEAAFMRLTLEQEVLRLVCGSLPSDILLELRHNLRQQEDVRDRAAGAAAFHELDNAFHRLLFRGCSKEHVWDSITRLSTHYNRMRLLFETEHPFDEAIEQHRQWIELIAEGRVNEVEGAVHEHIRQPILHWKTLLGSDDRYSGFFKTSDVFEVAASDGLAPRNSL
- a CDS encoding nucleotidyltransferase-like protein: MSPFTFEDWMKTEPAALGAVACYRPGGTFHGALLQDFDGLIFLIFEDLDEQLQIHHRVENGLHYQLIGLQAKELKRWIVTGENRSLVHYFLQGEVVNDLNGQIFHLKQQVEHFEQPLREQRLFFEFSRLVRNYVEAKRHINEGHEMDAYYSTLKALHHWACIELVQKAVYPEKTIWNQVRAHGTQVYKLYEQLAFSQETLRERVELVLLACEFSVMSKMAVCSELLIHVLRSRRMPWTIGELSRHPDLQYVKNELPMVVRKLVYRSLITQWPRDGKHGAQSEEIRYSAD
- a CDS encoding glycosyl hydrolase family 18 protein, producing MEKPIFIEGKWSGYHAVGSGESLKLPLSLIRESIHAYAYEDPDGETAILTTANELLVMAKDGKTAESNGKAYALASPLQEEEGSLYVPVEPLERLYGIRIEEQSPAGSVVVLRAGDRFRSGSAVDGGLFGSPKLRGDATLKAPIASELEAGTKLRVWNERDGWLYAQTADGSSGYIRESEVQLGQEEQIPVPETAPTAASREWADQKVNLAWEAVYERRPDPEVIEEMQGVNVVSPTWFELKDGAGNIRSKADSAYVGRAHNRGKQVWGLFSNSFEADWTREMLGDYETRANAIRQVLDEAAEYKLDGINLDFENVYTEDKAPFVAFVREFTVRARQAGLTVSVDVTPKSNSEMWSAFLDRRALGETVDFMMLMAYDEHWASSPKAGSVASLPWVEQSVSRILEEDEVPASKLVLGIPLYTRVWTETEENGEVKVSSSAVGMETSQKLVDENGAKRELLADVGQNYAEYKEDGALKRIWLEDGESLKRRIDLARKHDLAGVASWTRSFASAQAWEILQTVNEK
- a CDS encoding Fur family transcriptional regulator, whose protein sequence is MTTRVQHALEQLKINGVRITPQRHAILTYLMENMGHPTADEIYRALCPQFPSMSVATVYNNLKMLIEAGMIHELTYGDNSSRFDANVSEHYHIICETCGKIEDFHHPYLGEVERAAAKSTGFTVKGHRLEVYGVCEGCSEQ
- a CDS encoding DUF4097 family beta strand repeat-containing protein, producing MNPKIRIGRWTASLVLVAVGLLLLSDELRGREDMLLLVRWWPAVFILWGVEYIVMLLLFRRKRGSGRRFRVDFAGVLIASVLSASVFIVTQQNHYLHLWNRVSLDLTSSAIEFSEAEGNKFAKPSIDVPAALEMTGLSVEGINGDITVRRGFADRIRIRTSVWVDQAEPEEAKKIAEKTGIRVDEGKTLSVTTESQPYGSLGRRQPRVDLEILLPSQRSFDIDIRTNGGSVTLNGVQAIRSISVQTGGGNLDFANLGGNVVASTSRGAVRIDTVAGSVQAETQQGDIESSNVAGSLKLTTILGNITANGTIGDIAVDTRNGSIDVGGVNFGLSAQTLNGNIAVRSRFVRGDWSVYSAVGRIDLTLPAFGSYRMDGSNGYGDIRSELPFAIKDRTLTGTYGEGEFTVRADGNGDLNIYRSE